In Deinococcus seoulensis, the DNA window CAGCCAGACCAGCTGCTACGCCAGCTACATCAACCTGACCCTCTGGGGCGTCCCGGCCACCGTCATCTGCGGCGACACGCTGCGCATGACCGTGAACTGGGCGTGGCAGAACGTCCACTGGCACCAGGCGAAACCCTGGCCCACCGCCGAGGAACGCCGCGCGCACGTCGCCGAGGTCATGCGCCAGGAGCGATTCCTGCGCGTGTTCCAGGAACTGTTCGTGGGGGCCGCGTGAGCCGCCGTCGCCTCCTGCCGGAAACCTGGCTGACTGGCCAGTTCGTGTCCTACCGTGCCGAGCCCGGCCTGTACATCCCCAGCGTGGTCCTGCTCGACGCCGGAGAGCCTGCCCCGTCGCTGACCGTGCATGTCCACGGTCAGGGCGAAGTCCAGGCCGCCCGCGCCGACATCACGCCCCGCGCCGGCCGCATCGATCACCCCCTTCAGGTCGGGGATGACGTGCACGGGCGTCTGATGGAGCCGCACGGACTGCCGCTGTTCGAAGGGGACTGGACGGTCACTCGCGCTGGCCTGAGCGTCACCCTCGTGAACGCCCGCGTGCCCGGCGAGCGCATCGTGAACCCCGCGTACCTCGTCGTGACCCGCCGCGCCGACCTCGCGCTGGCCCTGGCGGAACTGTCCGCAGCTGCGGAGCGACGCGCTGGTACCCGCAAGCGCCACGCCATCCAGCCGGAATTCGGGCCGCTGTTCGGGGGTGCCCGGTGACCTTCCGCGCTGGCCAGACCGTCACCGGCCCCAGCCTGAGCGGTCCCGTGACCGGCACGGTCATCCGTGTTCGCCCCAGCATCATCGACCGCAGCGTCCTGATCGTCGACATCGACGTGGACGGCGAGGAGCACCACGTGCCCGCCGAAGACTGCGCCATCGCCCGCGCGCCCCGCGCCGCCACCCCGGAGGAACCCGTGACCGCCACCGACGCGCCCAGCGCCGACCAGCAGGCCCCCGCCCCCAGCCACGGCTGGATGCACCCCAACAACTCCCACCTCGCCCACTGGGGTGACGGCACCCGCGTCCTGTGCGGCCGCATGGTCCCCGACGGCACCGATATCGTGAACACCGACCCGCACGCCGACGTGCAGCGCTGCTCGAAGTGCGACAAGGCGCTCGGGCGGCAACTGGACGCGCAGACCCCAGCTCCCGCGCAGATCGAAGTGCCCCAGCGCACTCCCGACGCCGCCCCGCAGTTCGAAGTACCGCAGTTCGAAGCGCCCACCCTGGGCCTGCAGGCCGTGCCCTGGAACCGCGTCCTGAACAGCAGCCTCAACCCCCGCAAGCACTTCGACGCGGACAGCCTGCGGGAACTCGCCGTGAGCATCTACCGCAAGGGCCTCCAGCAGAACCTCGTCGCCCGCCCCCACCCCGACCGCCCCGGCCACTTCGAGATCGCCGCCGGGGAGCGCCGCTGGCGCGCCATTGGACTGCTCACCCAGGGCTTCGAGGTGGACGGGCACGAGTGGCTGGAATGGCCGGCCAGCACCCCCGTGAACGTCCTGGTGCAGGACCTCACGGACCTGGAACTGCTGGAGGTCGCCACGGCCGAGAACGTCCAGCGGCGCCGCATGACCCCCATCGAGGAGGCCGACGCCTTCGCCGCCCTCGCGGATCACGGCAGTCCCATCGAGGACATCGCCGCGAAGTTCGGGTACACCCGCCGGACCGTCGTGCGCCGCATCCAGATCAGCCGCGCCCTGTCGCCGCTGCTGCGTGACGAGTTCAACACCGGCAACCTGACGCTCGCGCAGGTGGAAGTCCTCGTCACGGTCGCGCCGGAAGTGCAGGAGGCCGTCTGGAACGGGTACCTGCGCAGCAACCCGCGCCTGTACCCCCCGGAGCACATCCGCAAGCACCTCCCGAACAACCTGTTCCTCGTCCGGCACCGGCAGTTCCCTCCCGCCTGGTACACCGGCGGGGTCGTCGAGGCGGACCTGTTCGACGACGTGGAACCGTACTTCCAGGATCCGGCGCAGGCCATGGAGTGCCAGCTCCGGCACGCGCGGGTCCTGGCGGATCAGGACGTGGCGGGCGGCGCGGCGTTCGCGGAGGTCGTGCTGAACGCCATGCGCCACCACTACGGCGAAACCGGCAACGGCGTCG includes these proteins:
- a CDS encoding ParB/RepB/Spo0J family partition protein, encoding MTFRAGQTVTGPSLSGPVTGTVIRVRPSIIDRSVLIVDIDVDGEEHHVPAEDCAIARAPRAATPEEPVTATDAPSADQQAPAPSHGWMHPNNSHLAHWGDGTRVLCGRMVPDGTDIVNTDPHADVQRCSKCDKALGRQLDAQTPAPAQIEVPQRTPDAAPQFEVPQFEAPTLGLQAVPWNRVLNSSLNPRKHFDADSLRELAVSIYRKGLQQNLVARPHPDRPGHFEIAAGERRWRAIGLLTQGFEVDGHEWLEWPASTPVNVLVQDLTDLELLEVATAENVQRRRMTPIEEADAFAALADHGSPIEDIAAKFGYTRRTVVRRIQISRALSPLLRDEFNTGNLTLAQVEVLVTVAPEVQEAVWNGYLRSNPRLYPPEHIRKHLPNNLFLVRHRQFPPAWYTGGVVEADLFDDVEPYFQDPAQAMECQLRHARVLADQDVAGGAAFAEVVLNAMRHHYGETGNGVAYSVKNSGEMERWENIGARRSWSPLPDSGYSVKNPTPDSGANTSTPQGAATQPGAAQASAPQADRPAAPRYPAPWSLDDIRVDAALTGPDRRRRLQAAYILDSMLDREVPHITPELTRAADRLELLFSTHLKRNGDGWTLGAEPKDETAELAVATEILRLLLTLTGADLDTLFYGYFHRELSFSNTAAPTALGNLDPFTLTEGFLGGCDTLALQEIWDDAGLGDRANTTDEYLRSMLLEEAPTLAARGFLPRPLRPEADDD